Within Candidatus Polarisedimenticolaceae bacterium, the genomic segment CGGGATCGAGCCCGCGACGAAGACGCCGATGCTCCCGCTGGCGTCGGCCCAGACCACGTTCATCGACGGCCCGGTGTGCCCGGCGAAGGCGGCGCGCAGCGCCGCGCCGCTCTCCGCGCGCGCGGCGTCCAGGAAACAGGAGAATCCCTGAGGCCGCAGCCGCCACGCGGCGCGCCACCGCTCGGCGACCGCCCCGTCGCGCTCCGAGAGGAAGAGGTCGGCGTCGTCGGCCTGGTGCATCGTGATGCTCCAGGCGAGCGAGCCGTTCCGGCCGATGAAGATCCCCGGGGCGCCGGGGAGGCTGAGCCCCGCGACGTCGAGGCCGTCGTTGCTCGTGACGTGCGCCGCGTACCAGACCCCCGGCATCTCCGCGGCGAGGTGCGGGTCGCCGGCGAGGAGCGGCTTCCCCGACGCGGTTCGCGATCCCGAGACGGCCCAGGCGTTGCTGCCGCGCGCGCCGCCGGACTCGGGGACGATCGACGCGCGCTCGCGGCCGAGGAAACGGTCGATGGGGGGGATCACGGTGGGGGCCGGCTCGCCCAGCGCCGCGAACGCGGCCGCGGTCGCGAGGCCGTGCGCACGCGCGGTCGCGAGGTACATCCCCTCGCGCGAGGGCGCTTCGGTCAGCCCCGCGTTCATCAGCGCCCCGAAGGCCAGGGAGTCCTCGGCCGTCCAGGCAGCCGGCTTCGCGCCCGCCAGCGCCAGCTCGATCGGCAGGGTGGCGGTCTCGAGCCACGCGTTCACCCCCTGCGCGTACGCGTCGAGGGCCGCCCGCTCCTCGTCCGAGGCCGCGGCGATCGATCGCCGCGCGTCGTCGAGATACCCCTCGGCGCGCGCCTCGCCGTCCATGCCGGCGAGGGCCGGGCCGAACAGCTCCGACAACGTCCCCCGCGCCGCGCGCCGGCGAAGCTCCATCTGGACGAACCGGTCGCCCGCGTGCCGCCACCCCAGAGCCCGCCACGCGTCGGCTTCGGTCGTCGCGCGGATGTGCGGCACGTTCCGCCCGTCGAGCACGATCGTGACCGGCCCGTCGAGCCCCGCGAGGCGGTGCGTGCCGGTCGAGGGAGGGAGCGGACGCCGCGCGACGACCAGCAGCACGAGGAAGAGGATCGTGGCGACGAGGGCGGCCGCGACGGCGGCGAGGCGGAGGGCGCGTTTCATCCCGGGCGATTATAGGCGGCTCATCGGGCATACTGCGCGCGAACAGGAGGTCGCCATGAAGCCCACCGTTACCGCCGGCGTCGTCCTCGGAATCCTCGTCGTCGTCTGGACCTTCGTGATGGGGTTCACGGGCTGGTACAAGGACCCCGCGAAGCTCTCTCTGTTCTACCTCGTGATCGTCTTCGAGATCGGCGTGCTGATCTGGGGACTTCGGAAGACCGCGGCGCTGGGGAACAACTACATGGCTCAGGTGCTCGCCGGGCTCGCGATCGCGGGGATCGCCTCGGTGTTCGTCTTCTGCGGGTCGTACCTCTTCACGACCGTGGCGTTCCCCCAGTACTTCGAGGAGATCCGGGCGATCCAGTCGGAGCAGCTCAAGGCGTCGGGGATGCCGGAGGACCAGATCCAGGGGGCCCTCGAGATGGCCAAGGCCATGCAGACCCCGGTCGTGAACGCGGTGATGGGCGTCGTGGGGACGATGATCACGGGGCTGCTCGCCTCGCTCGTGATCGCCGCGTTCGTGAGGGCGAAAAAGCCCGCTTAGCCCTCTCCCCGCGCGCGAGAGCCGGTTCGCTGCCGCGTTTCGGTCGTCGTGCCCCGGCGGGCGTAACAGCCGCCCGAGGAGGACGCCGCATGCGCCACCCCTGGATCCCGACGCTGGTCCTGTCGCTCGCCGCCACCGGAGCATGGGCCCAGGCGATCAACATCGACTTCGGACGCGAGCACCCGCTTCCGGGTGAAGGTTGGGGGGCGGCGCCGAACCAGCTCGGCCCCTGGAACGCCGTCGAGTCGCTCGAGGGGGAGATCCCCGTCCTCCTCGACACCTCGGGACTCCCGACGAAGGTGAGCCTCGCGTGCGACCTCCCGTTCGGGCCGGCGACGCTCGACTCGCGCTACACGGCCGGCAACCTCGAGGCGCTGCTCGACGACTACCTCGATCTGCATTCGGTTCCCTCGACCCTCGCGGTCTCGGGGCTCGCGCCGGGGCGCTACGCCTTCTACGTCTACGCGTGGGCCCCCGACTACCCGAAGGCTCGGACGTCGGTTTCGATCGGCGACGGCCGGGCGGAGATCGTGGGCGGGTTCGGCGGCGGAGGGGTGTTGATCGAGGGGGTGCACTACGCGCGGATCGCGACGCGCGTGCGCGCCGGCGAGCCGGTCGAGGTGCACCTCTTCGGCTTCGGGAAGGGAACCCTCAACGGGCTCCAGATCGAGCCGCTTCCCTGACCTTGGGTCCCTGCCGGAGGATCGACTCGACGAGCCCTTCGGCCTTCGGGAGCTGCCCGACGTCCGGAAGGCGCGGGACGAGGAGCATCCAGGCCGGGTTCATCCGGAAGGCGCGCGCGAACATCGGCATCGCCTCGTCGTTCCGGCCGTTGGCCACGAGGGTGACGGCGGTCCAGAAGACGAACTCGTCGTTCTGCGGGACCATCGCCTGTGCGGCGGAGTACTCCTTCAGCGCCTCGTCCATCTTCCCCGCCGCCACCGCCTCGTCGCCGCGGTTCATGCGCTCGTAGGCGCGGTGGAGCGTGAGCAGGCGCCGCATCTCCGCGAGCGGGTCGGCGTGGTCCTCGATGCGCAGGTCCACGAGGCGATCGGTCCAGGGCTTCTCCGACGGCTTGCCGCGGACGACGAGGATCGCGGCCGACTGCTTGCCGCGGATGTCGCCTCCCGCGACCTGCG encodes:
- a CDS encoding penicillin acylase family protein yields the protein MKRALRLAAVAAALVATILFLVLLVVARRPLPPSTGTHRLAGLDGPVTIVLDGRNVPHIRATTEADAWRALGWRHAGDRFVQMELRRRAARGTLSELFGPALAGMDGEARAEGYLDDARRSIAAASDEERAALDAYAQGVNAWLETATLPIELALAGAKPAAWTAEDSLAFGALMNAGLTEAPSREGMYLATARAHGLATAAAFAALGEPAPTVIPPIDRFLGRERASIVPESGGARGSNAWAVSGSRTASGKPLLAGDPHLAAEMPGVWYAAHVTSNDGLDVAGLSLPGAPGIFIGRNGSLAWSITMHQADDADLFLSERDGAVAERWRAAWRLRPQGFSCFLDAARAESGAALRAAFAGHTGPSMNVVWADASGSIGVFVAGSIPNRRGGDGRLPVPDGDPSWDWDGLVPFDAMPDVVDPPEGFVASANDDWSAAGRRVPWSGLFYSNDRVLRIRQVLEGTTEATIADFRALQNDHRSRYAERMIGALAGLPLRDPDARRARAILASWDRVADRRGPSLLFYVFMRELRSAAFASRERLGTLPAGWTALDAMVVAGEGAELWDDPTTPVRETREEAVERALARAIARVVAEDGGDPSRWSYGTRHRLLYRHPGSDAAPALAPLLDVGPVELPGDSHTVGVAGLGLGSRTMAVRGIASARLIVDLGDPDASRLVLPLGQSGNLFDRHRDDQLEAWAGGRDFPFPFTRAGVDRVAVSRVSLVP
- a CDS encoding DUF1028 domain-containing protein, with the protein product MIAPFVVVASLVSTYSIVARDPMNGDLGVAVQSHWFSVGAIVPWAEPGVGAVATQSFVEPAYGPKGLAMMRAGVPPKEALDHLVGEDLHPEARQVAFVDAQGRVAVYTGPMCIPAAGHRTGDGYSVQANLMLGDEVPDAMAAAFEKSRGPLAERMLAALEAAQVAGGDIRGKQSAAILVVRGKPSEKPWTDRLVDLRIEDHADPLAEMRRLLTLHRAYERMNRGDEAVAAGKMDEALKEYSAAQAMVPQNDEFVFWTAVTLVANGRNDEAMPMFARAFRMNPAWMLLVPRLPDVGQLPKAEGLVESILRQGPKVREAARSGAR
- a CDS encoding DUF4199 domain-containing protein, with translation MKPTVTAGVVLGILVVVWTFVMGFTGWYKDPAKLSLFYLVIVFEIGVLIWGLRKTAALGNNYMAQVLAGLAIAGIASVFVFCGSYLFTTVAFPQYFEEIRAIQSEQLKASGMPEDQIQGALEMAKAMQTPVVNAVMGVVGTMITGLLASLVIAAFVRAKKPA